In Castanea sativa cultivar Marrone di Chiusa Pesio chromosome 6, ASM4071231v1, a single window of DNA contains:
- the LOC142641133 gene encoding small ribosomal subunit protein bS20c yields the protein MATLSLSCLTLPSKLRNLSLSGPSSSSCSSSNQSSTFKSLGFSTNLSHTYLFSNGKLSMRTIERPSRHLSVVCEAAPTKKADSAAKRARQAEKRRICNKSRKSEIKTRMKKVLEALDVLKKKTDAASEEIVPVEKLIAEAYSVIDKAVRVGTLHRNTGARRKSRLARRKKAVEIHHGWYTPAATVNAV from the exons aTGGCAACCCTATCATTATCTTGTTTGACACTCCCTTCAAAACTCAGAAATCTTTCACTAAGTggcccttcttcttcttcttgttcttcctcAAATCAGTCAAGTACATTCAAGTCACTCGGTTTCTCAACTAACCTCTCACACACTTATCTCTTCTCCAATG GAAAATTGTCAATGAGGACAATAGAAAGGCCAAGTCGGCATTTAAGTGTAGTGTGTGAGGCGGCTCCAACTAAGAAAGCAGACTCAGCTGCAAAGAGGGCTCGTCAAGCTGAGAAAAGGCGCATCTGCAACAAATCCCGCAAATCTGAAATCAAGACCCGTATGAAGAAG GTTCTGGAAGCTCTTGATGTGCTCAAGAAGAAAACTGATGCAGCATCTGAGGAAATTGTTCCAGTTGAGAAATTAATTGCAGAGGCATATTCAGTTATAGATAAGGCAGTGAGAGTGGGAACATTGCACAGGAACACTGGAGCACGTAGGAAGTCTCGGCTTGCCCGGAGAAAGAAGGCTGTGGAGATCCACCATGGCTGGTATACTCCGGCTGCCACTGTCAATGCAGTGTAG